The Paenibacillus sp. FSL H7-0357 nucleotide sequence GTTAAAGAGGCGGAGGCTTTGTACAAGCAGTTGGACGTTGGGATTCAGGTCTGGTGACTCTAGGAATACACAGTTTAAGATCCAACAACCGGTAACTAGGGCATATACATAACTGCACTATTTCGCTGAGTGCAAACCAGAATAGCTGACAGATAGAGCGATATATTAATGTGGTAATATAGTAAAATAGTTCTATTATATTTTTGTAACGAGGTTATTAATTCCCTGTTTTTAGATATATATAACTAATTTATTTAAAATAATGGGTCTATTTTACCATAAATCAAGGGGAACTGAAAATGACAGACCGATTAATCCGGCTGATGCGCATCATTACGCTAGTTCAGGCCAAACCCGGAATTTTAGCCCGTGAGCTGGCGGAACGCTGCGGCAACAGTGAGAGAACGATATACCGGGATATGGATGCGCTAAGTGCCATGCATATCCCTATTACCCACCTGGGGCACGGGAAGGGATATGCTTTTATCGGGAACTTTGCACTCTATCCTTTAGATTTGTCGGAAGAAGAATCGGCCGCATTTTCACAGCTCCGCGGCATTATGAATGACATTAAGCCACTGCTGCCTGCGCATTTTGAAGACGCCTATGAAAAAATCATGGCTGCGGAATATAAGCAGAAGGCGGAAAGGGAAGAGAAGATGGAAAGCGTAAAAAAAGAAGCCGGGCAGCATTGGACAGAGAGGGGGACTTCGCAGGGGGAGCCTTCGCCTTTTCTGACGGAAATTCTGCTGGCTATAATGAAACAGCGAAGCTTTCAGGCGGATTACAGTGAAAATGCCTATGAAGAGAAGGAGATACAGATCGATCCGTACTGCCTGGTTCCGCTGGAGAACCGCTATCATTTAATTGGTTTCTGCCACCGCTTTGGCATGATCCGGGCTTTTCACATCAACGGGTTCTCGAGTGTCAGGCCGTTGAACCGTTTTTTTTCCAAGGAGCAATTTGATCTGCAGTCTTTTATGAAGCAGAAGTGGCGTTTGGACCAAGACAGTCTGGAGATCGAATTCAAGGTGAAATTTTCGGAACGGATGATGGATTGGATCAAATATGAGGAGTTGTTTGTAAAACCGAGCAAGGTGGACCGCCAGAGCCGCTTTCTCCACTTTAAGGTAGCTGTTGAACAGGATATTGGATTTGTTCGTTGGATCATGAAATTCGAGGAGGAAGCGGAGATTGTGGAGCCGTTTTACTATAGGGATATGATGAGGGTTCAACTGGAAAGGTGGCTATTGGTCTACAAATAGAGCAGGATCTTTTTGTTTTGTCATTAATTATACCCTTAAACCCTATGAGGTTAGTTAATCTTGTAAATTTTTCTTGTCTACCATGGTTTTATATAGTAATGTTATACATTAAATAACAACTATGTCGAATTAATGCTAAAAACTAACTTATTATGTAAGGTATTCGCGGTTGAATCTCTCTTTTAGAGAGATTTTCTTGTCAGTCATTTGACCTTTGTTCAATTTTTAATAGAAGAGAGGGTTCATTTTGATCCAGCCAATTCTGGAAATTGAGGATTTGCATACTCATTTTTTTACGGATCGTGGAGAGGTTCCTGCTGTGGACGGCGTCGATTTGTATATTGATCCGGGCGAGGTTCTTGGAGTGGTTGGTGAATCGGGCTGCGGCAAGAGCGTCACTTCATTGTCCATCCTAAAGCTGGTTCCGAATCCTCCCGGCCGGATTGTAGGCGGCCGCATTCTATTAAAAGGGCAGGATCTTGTGCCGCTTAGGGAAAAAGAAATGCGAAAGATCCGCGGAGACGCGGTATCGATGATCTTCCAGGAGCCAATGACTTCGCTTAACCCGCTGTTTACGGTAGGTCAGCAGATTATCGAAACTGTGCGGCTTCACCGCGGCTTATCGAAAAGAGAAGCACGGGAGCATGCGGTAGAGATGCTCCGCAAAGTAGGAATACCGCGGCCGGAAGCGATCATTGATGAGTATCCTCACCAGTTGTCGGGCGGCATGCGCCAGCGGGTGATGATCGCGATGTCGATCTCCTGCAGTCCGGAGCTGCTCATTGCCGATGAACCCACAACGGCGCTGGATGTAACGATTCAGGCGCAGATTCTGGATTTGATCCGGCGGTTGAATGAAGAACAAGGCACTGCGGTCATGCTGATTACCCATGATCTTGGAGTCGTGGCGGAGATGTGCCACCGGGTTGCTGTTATGTATGCCGGCAAGATCGTAGAGGAAGGCTGTGTGCGCGATATTTTTAAAAATCCGCTTCATCCCTATACGAGGGGGCTTATACAGTCTGTGCCAAGAATGAACGAGGTCCGGGAACGGCTGTATTCCATTCCCGGCAATGTGCCGATTCTCAATAAAGATATGCAGGGCTGCCGGTTTGCACCCCGCTGTCCGGATATGATGGACATCTGCCGCGAGTCGCTTCCTGAGCTGTCACTGCAGGAAGACCGGCACAGCTGCAGATGCTGGCTGCATGACAGCCAACAGGAGGATGCTGTATGAGCGAGAACCTGCTCGAGGTTATTGGCCTCAAGAAGTATTATCCGATTCATAAAGGTTTCTTCAACAAGGTGCAAGGGGCTGTCAAAGCGGTGGACGATATTTCCTTCTCCGTAAACAAAGGCGAGACCTTTGGACTGGTGGGGGAAAGCGGCTGCGGCAAATCGACAACCGGGCGTTCGCTGCTGCGGCTGATCGAGCCTACAGCAGGGGAGGTCTGGTTCGAAGGCCAGGATATCACCAGGCTCACTCTGGAAGAAATGCGCAAGCGCCGGCGGGAGATGCAGATTGTCTTTCAGGACCCGTTCTCTTCCCTTGACCCGCGGAATACGGTGCAGCGTATTCTGGAAGAGCCGATGATTGTACATGGTGTTGGCGATGCCAGGCAGCGGAGGGATACTGTCGAGCGGCTGGCTGATGTAGTCGGCTTGGCGAAGGCACATCTCCAGCGTTACCCGCATCAGTTCTCCGGCGGACAACGGCAGCGGATTGGAATCGCCCGGGCGCTTGCCCTGCAGCCGAAGCTGATTATAGCGGATGAGCCTGTGTCCGCACTGGATGTATCCATCCAGTCTCAGGTCATTAATCTGATGCAGGATTTACAGAAGGAATTTGGACTTACCTACATATTTATAGCCCATGATCTCAGTGTGGTGAAGCATATCTGTGACCGTGTCGCCGTAATGTACCTGGGACGGATTGTAGAGATTACCGATAAGTACAAGCTTTATGCCGAGCCGCAGCACCCGTATACACAGGCGCTGCTGTCGGCTGTTCCCGAACCCGATCCCGATATCCGCAAGAAACGGGTTATTCTGCAGGGGGAAGTGCCGAGTCCGGCCAATGCGCCTGTCGGTTGTGCCTTTAATACCCGTTGTCCCCGGGTGATGGACGTATGCCGCAATGTAAGACCACCGTTGATCGAGACCGGGCCAGGGCATCTAACCGCATGCCATTTATATGATGATGCTGACACCCGGCTGGCTTAACAAGACTTGACGACATCTTAGAAAGACTCCGGCAGGAGTTATCTTAAAATATAAGAAATTATATGTTTCACATGATAACTTATCCTTCTATTTCTCGCTGAAACGGTACCGTCCTTAAAAAGGACGGCAAAGCCGTTTACACTTGGTATTCAGAGCGAGCAACCATTCATGAATGCAATTAGTGGACTTGGTATATGGCAGTGCTTTGGCGCAGCTCCATATAGACGCTTTAATACTTTTAATGAAGGAAGGGAGTTTTCTAGAGATGAACAAATGGAGTAGTCTTGCACTGGCAGTGACGCTGGGGGCGGTATTAACGTTAAGCGGCTGCGGAGGCAACAATAACGCAAGCACGGAATCAACTGCGGGGGGCAATACAGCGGCAACTGCCGCACCGGAAAGCTCTCCTGATTCTGCGGCAACGTCACAGGATACACTGATATTGGGGCGCGGCGGTGACTCGGCTTCGCTGGACCCGGCAATCGTAACCGATGGTGAATCTTTGAAGATTGCCCATCAGGTATTTGACTCTCTGCTGGAATACAAACCGGGGACCTCTGAGGTGCAGGCTTCACTTGCAGACAGCTGGGAAGTCTCAGCCGACGGCTTAATCTACACCTTCAAGCTGCATCCGGGTGTGAAGTTCCATGATGGATCAGACTTTGATGCCGAGGCTGTCGTGTTTAACTTCACGCGCTGGAGTGATCCGGCAAGTGAATACAAATTCGAAGGCGATTCCTTTGACTACTATGACTCCATGTTCGGTCCGGACGGAAGCCGTGTCATTAAAGAGGTGAAGGCTGTTGATGCCACAACCGTGCAATTTGTGCTTAATCAGCCGCAGGCCCCTTTCCTGCAGAATATCGCCATGACCTCCTTCGGGATTGCCAGCCCTACAGCGATTAAGGAGAAGAAGGAAAACTTCAAGAATGAGCCGGTAGGCACAGGACCGTTTGTGTTCACCGAATGGAAGCACAATGATTCCATTACGCTGGACAAGAATCCGGGCTACTGGAAAGAAGGGCTTCCTAAGCTGAACAAAGTTATCGTCCGCTCCATTCCGGATAACTCTGCGCGCTTCACTGCTCTGCAGAACGGTGAAATCGACCTGATGGAAGACCTTAGCCCTGATGATCTGTCCACACTGGAAGGCAACACCGGGCTGCAGAAGATTGAACGCCCGCCGTTTAATGTCTCGTACCTCGGCTTCAACTTCAATAAGAAACCTTTTGACAACGTGAAAGTAAGACAAGCGCTGAACCATGCGGTGAATAAGCAGGCCATTATCGAAGCGTTCTTCTCAGGTCAGGCAACGGCTGCTGTTAACCCGATGCCGCCATCACTATGGGGCTATAACGATGCCGTGAAGGATTATGAATATGATCTGGAGAAGGCAAAAGCGCTGCTGGCTGAGGCTGGATATCCTGAGGGTCTGCCGGATCCGGTAACCTTGTATGCTATGCCAGTCTCCCGTCCTTATATGCCTGACGGCAAGAAGGTTGCTGAGGCGATTCAAGCCGATTGGGAAAAAATTGGCGTGAAGACGGTAATCGAGTCCCCTGAATGGGCTACTTACCTTGACGACACAAAAGTCGGAGAAAAAGATGACATCTACATGCTCGGCTGGACCGGTGATAACGGTGACCCGGATAACTTCCTGTATACGCTCCTTGATAAAGATGCTATTCCGGGCAACAACCGTTCCTTCTATATTAATGAAGAATTGCATACGGTTCTGATCAATGCACAGAAGGAAACGGACCAAGCCAAACGCTCCGACCTGTACAAGCAGGCTCAGGAAATCATCAAAGCGGATGCGCCTTGGATTCCGCTTGTGCACACGACTCCGCTGCTGGCTGCCAAAGCCAATCTCAAGGGTTTTGTTCCAGGTCCGACAGGTACGGAATATTACAGCGCAATCTACTTCGAATAGTAGGTGAGCTGATTTGAACTCCTACCTATTAAAACGTGTAATGGTTTTAATCCCGGTGCTGATTGGGATGACAATCATTGTCTTCTCTATTATCCATGCGATTCCGGGAGATCCGGCAGAGACGATTCTGGGACAAAAGGCAACGGAGCAGTCCAAGCAGGCGCTGCGGGAACAACTGGGTCTCGACAAGCCATGGCTGCAGCAGTATTTCAATTATATGGGCGATTTGCTGCAAGGCGATTTGGGTACCTCGATCCGTACCAAAACGCCAATCGCCAAAGAAATTATGCCTTATCTGGCCGCTACCCTGGAACTTACGGCGGCGAGTATGCTGTTCGCCACTGTTGTGGGAGTCAATGCCGGTATTCTAAGCGCCTGGCGGCAAAATTCATGGTTTGATTATACCGCAATGATTATAGCGCTCATTGGTGTGTCCATGCCGATTTTCTGGCTTGGTCTGATGGAGCAGCTGTTATTCTCGCTGAAATTACACTGGCTGCCCTCCATAGGCAGGATGGACCAGCGCAATCCGGTGGAGAGCATCACCAATCTCTACGTGATTGATACGATACTGGCAGGCCGCTGGGACCAGTTGTGGACGGTTGTTAAACATCTGATCCTGCCAAGCATTGCACTGGGCACGATTCCTATGGCGATTATCGCCCGGATGACCCGCTCCAGCATGCTGGAGGTAATGAATTCGGACTACATCCGTACGGCAAAAGCCAAAGGGTTATCGCAATTTCTCGTAGTATACAAGCATGCGCTCAAAAATTCGCTGATTCCTGTATTGACTGTGGTGGGGCTGCAGACAGGCGCTCTGCTCGGCGGGGCGGTGCTGACAGAGACGATCTTTGCATGGCCGGGTGTGGGAAGATATATATTTGAGGCGATCAGCTCGCGTGACTATCCTGTCATTCAGACTGGCATTCTGATTATTGCTTTTATTTTCGTAATCATTAATCTGCTTGTGGATCTGCTCTATGCCGTCGTTGATCCACGCATCAATTACAAGTGAGGGGTGAATCTGTGGCACAGGCAACAGTTAACGTAACGCCCCCGAAGGTGCCTGCCGAAAAGGGCTCCGGACCTTGGCATGATGCGTGGAGGGCATTCCGCAAGAACAAGACGGCTATGCTCGGGCTCTGTATTATTTTGTTTTTCGTGCTGATTGCGCTGTTTGCTCCGCTTATCGCGCCGTATAGCTTCAAGGAGCAGGAGCTGGTGAACCGGCTGAAGGCACCGTCGGCTGACCATTGGTTCGGCACGGACGATCTGGGAAGAGATCTGTTCAGCCGGGTCCTGTACGGTGCCCGTATCTCGCTTTGGGTCGGGTTCTCTTCAGTGATCGGTTCTATTATTGTCGGCACGTTTCTGGGGGTTCTAGCCGGATTCTATGGCAAGTGGGTAGACATGCTGATCTCCAGAATGTTTGATATCCTCTTGGCTTTTCCGAGTATTCTGCTCGCGATTGCAATTGTGGCCATACTCGGACCCTCTCTGCGGAATGCGCTGCTCGCCATTGCGATTGTTAATATCCCGACCTATGGAAGACTCGTGCGGGCCAAGGTGCTCAGCTTGAAGTCGGAGGAATACATCACGGCGGCAAGAGCGATCGGGATGACGAATACGCGTATTCTGCTGACTCATATTCTGCCGAACAGCCTGACGCCGATCATTGTACAGGGGACGTTGGGCATCGCAACGGCCATTATCGAAGCGGCAGCCCTCGGCTTCCTTGGCCTTGGTGCGCAGCCGCCTGATCCGGAATGGGGCAAGATGCTCTCCGATTCGCGCCAGTTCATTCAGAAAGCGCCATGGACGGTCATTTTTCCGGGGATGTCAATCATGTTGACTGTACTCGGATTCAACCTGATGGGAGACGGACTGCGCGATGTGCTTGATCCGCGGATGAAGAGTTAAAATAACGAAGTCCAGGGAAGCCCTTAGGCGTTTACACGCCTGGGGGCTTTTTTGCTATGAAGCCCATTATAAATAAAAATGTATGTTAAGGTGTAATCTGTATCAATCATAACTAAATATAAGCAAACATAACCAAACGTATAGAAAAACGAAAAAAGGTATGCTAGAATATCATCTAAATATACAAGATATATAAATGGGAGGAATGGAAATGTTCAAGAAATTAGCGTTGGTTGTCATGACTGTAATGCTTGCTGTGGGCTTGTCGGCAATACCTGAGAGACAGGCAGAGGCGGCGAAGAAGAAAACCGAAATTATTGTATCTGCCGCAGCCAGCCTGCAGGACAGTCTTGACAAGATTGCCGTTCTTTATGAGAAGCAGCATCCTGATATCGACCTCGTCTTTAACTATGGCGCTTCCGGTACATTGCAGAAGCAGATTGAACAAGGCGCTCCGGCCGATCTGTTCTTCTCAGCAGGAGATAAGCAAATGACAGCGCTGGTGGATGGCAAACTCATTTCAGACCATACGGAACTTCTAAAGAATCAGCTGGTTCTCATTGTGCCTTCGGATTCCAAAGCCAAGATTACAACAATCACACAGCTTACAGATAAAACGTTCAAGAAGGTTGCTGTCGGACAACCGGAATCGGTGCCGGCGGGCCAATATGCGCAGCAGTCATTGACTGCGAAGAATGTATGGGACACGCTGCAGAGTAAACTGGTATTCGCCAAGGATGTCCGCCAGGTGCTCTCCTACGTGGAAACAGGCAATGCTGATGCCGGATTTGTGTATAAGACGGATGCCCTAACCTCCAAGAAAGTGAAGATCGCCCTTACTGTAGGGGCACAGGTGCACAAAGCAATCAATTATCCGGTCGGGATCGTTAAGGATTCCAAACATCAGGCAGAGGCCAAAGCATTCTATAACTACGTGCAAGCCAAGGCGGCAAGCGATATTTTTACCGGCTACGGCTTTCAGCTTGCCAAGTAATTCTAATCGAACTTAAGCGGGGTGAAAGCGGATGGAGATCAATTGGACTGATTTTTTCGCCCCGGTCTGGCTTTCGGTCAAAATCTCTGTAATCACGAGCATCATCGTATTCCTTCTGGCAACCTTCGCGGCCAAAAAGATGGCGGGCCGGAGGTTCCCCGGATACAGTCTGGTCGAGACCATTCTGCTGCTGCCGCTTGTACTGCCCCCTACCGTGGTCGGCTTTGTGCTTCTGGTCATTTTGGGACGTCGGAGCTGGATTGGCAGGTTGTATGAGCAGTTCACAGAGCATACCATTCTCTTTACCTGGGGGGCTGCCGTTATTGCTGCGGTGGTTGTGGCCTTTCCGCTGGTCTACCGGACCGTTAAGGCCGGATTTGAGGATGTGGAAAAGGATCTTGAGGATGCGGCGCGTGCGCAGGGTGCCAGTGAACTGCAGGTGCTGCGTTATGTAACGCTGCCGCTTGCCAGCCGTTCTCTGGCTGCAGGGTATGTGCTTGGCTTTGCCCGCGGGCTTGGTGAATTTGGAGCTACGATCATGGTAGCAGGCAATATTCCCGGCCGTACACAGACGGTGCCCACCGCCATATATGTGGCCGTCGACGGCGGCGACATGACGCTCGCCTGGATGTGGGTATGCTCGATTATCGTAATCTCAGCCGTTATGCTGATGTTTGTCAATCGCCGTTCTTGAATGTAAGTATGCGGATAACCTCCGGTTTTGCCATCAAGCATCATGGCGAGACCGGAGGTTATTTACTATGATCATAGAGAAAACAGAACATTTGAGGACGGCTAATAAATGATTATGTGAAATTTCGAACAAAGCCTGGAGTTCATTCGTAATGTTAATTGAAAGGGTGGGCGGGGGCACATGATTACCGATAAACAACTCATTGAAGGGTGCCGGTCCGGCCGCCGTGAAATGCTGGGACTGCTCGTCGACAGATACAAGGATGATTTGTACCGGTTTTGCCGCCACCTTACCCTGAATGCCCAGGATGCCGAGGACCTGTTTCAGGAGGTGTGGGTCCGGGTCATCCGCAAGCTGGAGAAATATGATTGTGAGCGTTCCTTTAAAGCCTGGCTGTTTCAGGTTACGGTCAATCTGCATAGGGACCGCTACCGCAGATGGAAAAAATTCCAGCACCGTTTTCTGGGTGAGGCATCTTTCCAGGCGGATTTCCTGAACATCCGGGATTCCTCGCCTCTCACGGAAGAGGCCTTGCTGCGGAATGAACGGAACGCCGAGCTGGAGCAGGGGCTGCGTGCGTTATCCAAGCGGTATTTGGCGCCGCTGGTTCTCTATTATTACAACGAATTCAGCTATGAGGAGATTGCGGAGATGCTTGGCATTCCCGTGGGAACGGTCAAGTCAAGGCTCAATCAAGGGAAGAAGCTGCTGCAAACCTCCATGCAGCATGTAAAGGAGGGAACGTAATGAATGAAGAGGAAGTGCAGGATCAGCTGCTAAGCCAATATTTTAATGAACCGGCCCTGGCTCCTCCCCGGCTTGTTGCGGATACGCTCCGGAAAATAACGGCTGCAGAAAGATTGGGAAGAAGCATTATCGCTGTCGTGGGGATTCAAGTTATTGTGCTAATGCTGCTGGGAGCCTGCGTGCTGACGGGTCCTCTTCCCCTGCTATGGAAGCTGGCCCTGCTGCTGGCCTTCGGTCTCGTTCAGACATCTGCTGCCGCAGCGCTGCTGTTCTGCCTGTCCGGCAGATCGGGTGCAGCAGCCCGGGCATGATTTTTCAGGTATATGGGGCAGGCGGACACCAGACATCCGCATTATTCTCAAAGGAGGACGGCATATGAAGAGACATAAGCCGCTTGGCAAATTGCTTTTTTGGGTGCTTACAACCGGCTTCTTGCTTACTCTGGCCTTAATGGGATATTGGATGTTTCCCTATATGTCGGATGTCCTTAGCGAGGAACGTGGCTGGTTTTTGTTTATGGGGCTGGCCGTGCTGCTGCTCATTGGTTTGAATGGAGCTATAGCCGTATTCATCTACAGGGATGCTTCGCGTATGGGGATGAACACATGGTTGTGGATGACTGCTGTAATCTACATTCCCAATTTAATCGGGCTGCTGATCTACTTTGTGGTCAGACAGCAACACAAAAGAGACGGCGGCGTGAGTGCTAAAGAGGAATATTGCCCGCATTGCGGGCACATGATTAGAACCGGGGAGTGAATGAAATGAACAAAAAGTGGAGCTTGCTGATACTCGCAGTACTGACATCAGCTTTGCTGCTTACGGGCTGCGAAAAAAGGCTGATGTTCGTTGGATCAAGCAGTGGTAAACAAATTAAGGCATCCTATAAGCTGCTGTCAGGTACGGAAACGAAGACGCTGAAGCTCAAAGAAGGGGAAACTTTGCTGCTGGATTATACCTCCAAAGTGGATAAAGGCAAGCTGTCCATGAAGCTGTATGATCCCGATCATGAGCTTGTGAAAGAGCTTCGTACGAATGAGGCTGCAGAAGAGAAGGTGGAGATTGAAAAGGACGGCAAATACAAGCTCGAAATTGTCGGTACCGCGACCAAAGGAAGTTATAAAATCCTATATTCCACTGAAGCCGAGTAGGAAGGGCCGTCTGGCTGCGTTCTAATTAAGTCTCGTAAATGACCCTTCCGGTATCGGTAAGGTCATAGCCGTGAATGGAGCTGAGTTCGTTCTTGAAAGCCGATGACCGTAAAATGTCGATGACTGTCCCGATCCATTGCTCATGCTCCGGCTTCTTGATCATTACAAGATCATAACGCTCCTGAATGAGCGGAATGAATTCAATGCCGTCAATAATCTTGGCGGCTTTTTCTGTGCCGATGCCGACGTCAGCCTCACCCCGTGCCACCATTCCGGCTACAGCCAAATGGCTGTTCTCTATAGTGTCATAACCGCTTAACTGGGCGGGTTGGATACTGTGCAGGCGCAGCTGCTCGTCCAGCAGCACCCGCGCACCGGAGCCGCGCTCGCGGTTAATCAGCCGGAGGCCCTTCTGCTGGAGATCCGACCAGTCACAGATGCCCTTCGGATTGCCCTTTAGCACGTAAAATCCTGCACTTCGCGCCAGCATATGCACCACTACATAGGAGAAGCCGACAAGCAGCTTGCGGATATAGGGCAGGTTATATTCTCCTGTATCTCCGTCTAACAGGTGGGTGCTGACAATGTCAGACTCCCCATGATACATCGCAATCAGGCTGTCCAGACTGCCGGCATAGGAACGAAGCGGCCGGGAAGAGGGCTGGCTGCGCTCCAGGTGGGTAGCCAGAATGTCCAGCGACATATCCTGTCCGGTAATGACCACATTGACTCCGGCGGATTTACCGGTAAACGCAGGCGGCTGGGAAAAGTGCAGCGGTGCTGTAAAAGTGGCTGGCGGCAGCGCAAAGGGAGTATGGGGTAATGCGGTTGCATCACCAGCAGGAGGACCGGCCGAAGCTCCGCTGCGCGAATTCTGCTTGTAGGCCTCCAGATCGGAGAGGTCGACACGCATTTGCTTACCGACACGGTAAGAGGGCAGCTCGCCCTTTTTGATCAAATCATAAACCTTGAGCTTGGATATCTTCAATAACCGGGCGATTTCCTCGGTAGTATAGGAAGTGTTCTCAGACATGGATAAAGCCTCCTAAAGGATGGACTGCAGCAGCGATCATAAAGTCATAATAATAGCTCAAGACTACCTTATTTTGAGGTCAATCGCAATTAAAGAGCCACGGAGAGGCCGGCAAAAGTATTCAAAAAGCAAGATGTTGGCCTTGCTTCACCTGCTGTGCATCGGATAATTCAATCAGTTCGGAAACGGTGACGAACCGGAAGCCCCGTTTTGCAAGCTCGGGCAGGATGATTTTGAGCGCTTCGCCCGTCTGCGACTGTCCGTGTACATAATCATGGAACAGTACGATATCGCCGTTTTTTGCATTGCGGATGACTTTGCTGTAGATACTCCACACGCCAGGACGGTTCCAGTCGCGGGTATCCTGATGCCAGGACCACAGCACCGGCTTGAGGCCCATATTGTTGGAAACATCAATCAGCGTATCATCATACATGCCGCCAGGCGGTCTAAACAGGCTGCTGTGTTTGCCTGAGATCTTTATGATTTCCTTTTCGGTCAACTCCAGCTCCTGCAGAATCTGCTGCTCGGAAATAGGCTTCTTGAAATACACATGGTTGTAAGTATGGTTAGCCAGCTCATGCCCCTCGGCAATCACCTGCTTGGCTACCTCGGGATAGGCGGCGATTTTTTTGCCGATAGCAAAAAAGGTGCATTTGGCATTGTATTTATGCAGTACATCCAGAATCTGAATGGTCTCGGAAGGATCGGGTCCGTCGTCGAAGGTCAGTGCTATTACTTTTTGACTGGTGGGAACTTCCCAGATCATGTCTCCTCGCTGCTCATAATAATAGCGGTTTTTAATATTTGGACTGGCTAGTGCGATGTTAGTAAGCCCAAGCAGAAGCATGAATGCTGTTATTGTGGTATAGGTTATTCTGCGGCCTGTTTTCATAAGATTCACCTTTCACTCCATACATGACCCCTGGCAAAGGTACCGGGTTATTTTGCTTTAGAATGCTCCATGCACCTTACAAACTATTCACTGCGGCCGGGCAGTTGCTTAACTTTCTATTTTAGAGTGAAAGTTCTGCCGAAAATGACTTATAATGAAGTACTAAATACAGATCAATGGATAGGGGCAGCGGATATGACACTTATTGAGAAAAGAGAGCATCGGCAATATCCGGAGATTACCCGACTGGAAACCTCTAGAGCCGCATATGAGCGCGATTATTCGCGCCTGATTCATTCGCCGACTTTTCGC carries:
- a CDS encoding RNA polymerase sigma factor, coding for MITDKQLIEGCRSGRREMLGLLVDRYKDDLYRFCRHLTLNAQDAEDLFQEVWVRVIRKLEKYDCERSFKAWLFQVTVNLHRDRYRRWKKFQHRFLGEASFQADFLNIRDSSPLTEEALLRNERNAELEQGLRALSKRYLAPLVLYYYNEFSYEEIAEMLGIPVGTVKSRLNQGKKLLQTSMQHVKEGT
- a CDS encoding helix-turn-helix transcriptional regulator, coding for MSENTSYTTEEIARLLKISKLKVYDLIKKGELPSYRVGKQMRVDLSDLEAYKQNSRSGASAGPPAGDATALPHTPFALPPATFTAPLHFSQPPAFTGKSAGVNVVITGQDMSLDILATHLERSQPSSRPLRSYAGSLDSLIAMYHGESDIVSTHLLDGDTGEYNLPYIRKLLVGFSYVVVHMLARSAGFYVLKGNPKGICDWSDLQQKGLRLINRERGSGARVLLDEQLRLHSIQPAQLSGYDTIENSHLAVAGMVARGEADVGIGTEKAAKIIDGIEFIPLIQERYDLVMIKKPEHEQWIGTVIDILRSSAFKNELSSIHGYDLTDTGRVIYET
- a CDS encoding polysaccharide deacetylase family protein yields the protein MKTGRRITYTTITAFMLLLGLTNIALASPNIKNRYYYEQRGDMIWEVPTSQKVIALTFDDGPDPSETIQILDVLHKYNAKCTFFAIGKKIAAYPEVAKQVIAEGHELANHTYNHVYFKKPISEQQILQELELTEKEIIKISGKHSSLFRPPGGMYDDTLIDVSNNMGLKPVLWSWHQDTRDWNRPGVWSIYSKVIRNAKNGDIVLFHDYVHGQSQTGEALKIILPELAKRGFRFVTVSELIELSDAQQVKQGQHLAF
- the modB gene encoding molybdate ABC transporter permease subunit yields the protein MEINWTDFFAPVWLSVKISVITSIIVFLLATFAAKKMAGRRFPGYSLVETILLLPLVLPPTVVGFVLLVILGRRSWIGRLYEQFTEHTILFTWGAAVIAAVVVAFPLVYRTVKAGFEDVEKDLEDAARAQGASELQVLRYVTLPLASRSLAAGYVLGFARGLGEFGATIMVAGNIPGRTQTVPTAIYVAVDGGDMTLAWMWVCSIIVISAVMLMFVNRRS